In Cydia pomonella isolate Wapato2018A chromosome 1, ilCydPomo1, whole genome shotgun sequence, one genomic interval encodes:
- the LOC133528600 gene encoding bromodomain-containing protein 4-like gives MQNSQADVAKGYRVGTEETLIKFRPSPNFKNMKKFLKSKIDFTENSNQSPIHGTENSPTNTSPEPITSLEEQKALLEKAKPAQPPLPLDPPPTTPIDFSLPHKQEIEDRGYQTRLGPPTLSLQEASEVSLSSATNYETSQAEASEKPKKTICRDFIRGTCSRAGTCKYAHERDLSQLPGVYTFCKNFQNTVCTYPYCKYVHASIFEEQRFYRTGILPPHALAHHKKPPPAPMPTILPPPPPPPPEEPAPPVAVEVPIFANPPPVLVPTVPSVDKPLISCVPTANLESRPMDDFIITPAPRDIDHKPKKCKNCDTMEFRLQFNKDKTENMRQSTVELKNKVARLSRKSHTLYTVLLSLMKPQVSKRQEGFNGLSMSSLLSIVGDSEKNLLSNLLLKDTSEQSLVSEARDPCL, from the exons CGGaagaaacattaataaaatttcGTCCTTCGCctaatttcaaaaatatgaaGAAGTTCTTAAAGTCAAAAATAGattttacagaaaacagcaacCAGTCCCCTATTCATGGGACAGAAAATTCACCAACAAATACTTCACCAGAACCAATAACGTCACTGGAGGAGCAGAAAGCTTTGCTGGAAAAGGCGAAGCCTGCACAACCTCCTTTACCACTAGATCCTCCACCCACCACCCCAATTGACTTTAGCCTACCACATAAACAAGAAATTGAAGATCGTGGATATCAGACCAGATTAGGACCACCTACACTAAGTCTCCAAGAGGCTAGTGAGGTCTCACTATCATCAGCAACAAATTATGAAACATCACAAGCGGAAGCCAgtgaaaaaccaaaaaaaaccATCTGCAGAGACTTCATAAGAGGAACTTGCAGTAGGGCAGGCACTTGCAAATATGCTCATGAACGAGATCTGTCACAGTTACCTGGTGTATACACATTCTGTAAAAACTTTCAGAATACAGTTTGTACTTATCCATATTGCAAATATGTACATGCCTCAATATTTGAAGAACAAAGGTTTTACAGGACTGGAATTCTACCTCCCCATGCCTTGGCCCACCACAAGAAGCCTCCGCCAGCTCCGATGCCAACAATACTACCTCCACCTCCTCCACCACCTCCTGAAG agcCAGCTCCGCCGGTCGCTGTAGAAGTTCCGATATTTGCAAATCCCCCACCGGTATTGGTTCCTACTGTTCCCag TGTTGACAAACCTCTTATCTCGTGCGTGCCAACTGCAAACTTGGAGTCAAGACCTATGGACGATTTCATAA TCACTCCAGCGCCGCGCGACATCGACCACAAGccaaaaaaatgcaaaaattgcGACACAATGGAATTCAG ATTGCAATTCAATAAGGATAAGACTGAAAATATGAGACAGTCGACAGTGGAGCTAAAGAATAAAGTGGCGCGTTTGTCGAGGAAGTCGCACACGTTATATACTGTGCTGTTGTCGCTTATGAAGCCG CAAGTTAGTAAAAGACAAGAAGGCTTCAACGGGTTGTCGATGTCTTCACTTCTCAGCATTGTCGGTGACTCAGAGAAG AACCTTCTATCTAATCTGCTGCTGAAGGACACCTCTGAGCAGAGCCTTGTCTCCGAGGCCCGGGACCCGTGCTTGTGA